GTCGCCAGTGACCTTACTAAACACAATAAAAGCATGCCGGCACCTTCTGGTGCAGCTTTACCAGTCTCCATAAAACCGTCCGGCGACTGCGAATAGATCTAGGCCTCGTGATAATACATGCCCAGTTGGATCAATTTCTGCTTGTCGGAACAATTCTAAGAGTGCCTGGCTTCCGTCAGGAAAATCTCATTACGCTTTCATCAAATTATGCTTTTCAATCGCTGCTTTTAGGCCCCAAATACTTGCGGGGATCGACCCTAGATAACCAAGCAAAGCTCCAGCGGTTGCAGCCATCTCCGGATTGCCCGTTGCTGCTGCAATAAATCCACCGATAAATCCAAGAAAAAGACCTAGCCCTAAACCTGCAAGTGTAGATCTCCATATAAAACTCCACCAAATCGGCAGAACTTTTTCGATAGTCATTTCGTCCACCCCTCACTTAAAAGACAAAAAAATTTACCGTGCAGAATATAGCTCAATGACAATATATGACGAATTTTTTAAACGCAATTCCAGCGCCTCGTTAAACTAAATCCACCACCCGCTTCCTCGCTTCACTATCCCCCTCGATATATCGCTGGGTCGTCTGGAGTGAAGAGTGCCCTGCCAGATGCTGAACATCCCGCAGTGATCCACCAACGGTCGATATCTTCCGAGCAGCGTTGGTAATGAAGGTCCGTCGTCCCGAGTGGGACGAGCAACCGATTAGTCCTAGGTCACGATACCAAAGCTGGAACAGGTTCACGATAGCTTGGGCGGAAGTTCGATCTGCTCGCTCAGTGCGAATGACATGACTAGTTGGATCTATTTCTGCTTGTCGGAACAATTCTAAGAGTACCGCTTTCAGCTGCCGATTAATGGGAATGATCCGACCAGACATCCCTTTGGAGGCATTATTGGTCAGATGGATAAATTCACCAATCTCTCCGTCAGCACCGAGTACCATCGACCATTTCAGTGCAGCAATTTCTTTTGCTCGAAGACCGGCTCTTACGGAAAGTAGAAAGACAACTTGGTTCCGCAGACCGTAACGGAGCCCGTTGATGTAGTTGAGCACTGCGTCGACCTGTTTTGAATTGAGGACCTTTGCCTGTTTGCCGAGAGACATATTCTAACCCTTACTGATTAGTTTACCGTTGTACTCCATGATAAGCTCATCGTTAATTTTCAGCCACTTATCAGGTGCTGCATAAACTCTTTGGTTCTCAATAGTTTAGTGGAACTAATTATCTTTTGTAGAAAATATAATGGGTGAAAAATATCAGTACAATGTTCGATTTTATCTTCAAGGTTGACGGAGACAAATGTTCTTCGATTATGATGGTATGACGAAACGGGAATTTGATGGGAAATGGATAAGGATGAAATTTTTCAAATTCACTATCATGACCGACCGAACTGGTTTCACACCACAATTGCTCCGGTTTCGGTGATTGGAACTGATGGTAGCGACTTTATCGAAAAAACCTGATGTGATGGACGACAATTGAATTTCCATCATGGCGATGTGGTCAATCTGGGGCTGACGTTTCAAACAAGACATTGGAAAGAATAGTTTTTAATTCATATAAAAAGGTTTTGGATATGGACCATAAAACTCTAGTCACATTTACCGCTGACATCGCGGCTGCATACCTAAGCAATAATAAAGCTAACGCAGACTCGGTGGCTTCGCTTATCGGATCAGTACATATGGCTTTAGCGGCAGCAGTTGAGAGGACACCTTCGGTGACCGAACAGCAACTGGTTCCAGCGGTCACAGTAAGAGCTTCGGTGAAGCCCGATGGGATCACGTGCTTAGAATGCGGATTCAAGGGCAAGATACTGAAACGTCATATCAGTGCAGAACATGGCATGAGCCCGCAAGACTACAAGGCTCGCTGGACACTGCCTAAGGATTACCCCTTGGTTGCGCCCGCATACACCGAAATGCGCAAGGAACTGGCCGTGAAGATTGGACTGGGGCGCAAGCCTGGGCAGAAGCGAGGTCGCAAGAAGGCTAGCGCCTAATTGCAGATATAGAGACTGATCACCTTAAAACGATAACCGATGCCTTCTGGCGGATGAGATCGGATTTTGATGGTATTAGATTTAAGTCCGATCCTTCGTAAACGGTGATCGATTGGACCGAGGCTGATTGCAGAGCTTTGATCAGCTCCTGTTTCGTTTTCGGTTTCTGGATTTTGGACAGCATCACCATTCCTCCTGACCATCGGAAACAAGGAATTCAGGTAGGTCGAACTCCTGATTTGCATGGGCATGAGACTGGTATCGGTAAGAACGAGCCTGATTGCTCAATGACGATCGACAGCCGCTAGAAACCGAGTTTTCTCCGAGCAATTCATCGACCATCTGGAACTGGTGGTTTCTAGTGGCAAGAAGCTGGGACTGATGGAGGATATAATTGGCCATCAGCTCAACGAGGACTGACGTCCTCGTTCTGCCACTGGCGTGGCAGATTGCGTCGAACCTCTGGCGAACTGTGTCAGGGGCGTTAAAGTTTGTCAGCGATTTGGGCATTGGATACTCCTCTGAAAGCCAAAATCCATAAATATGACATATTTATCAGATCTATATTTTCAGGGACTTCATGCGGCGGGACACATTAAAAATCGGGTTGAACTGCCAGTTCACAGGCAAACCAGCCAAGACCGCATCGATTAATTATGCCGTTGATTGGGAGCCAAGTGAGATCACGGCGGCAGCACTCATTGACCATATTCGCCAAGGCTTCGCGTTCACTGCCCAATTCCGTGATAGCTACCGCAAGACCACCAACTTCATTTGCTCAGATTTCGTGGCGGCAGATTTCGACGGCACAATGACGCTGGAAGAGGCGCAGGCGCTGCCGTTTGTTCGAGTGCATTGCTCTTTTTTGTACGCAACGCCCTCACACACCGCTCACCACCATAGGTTTCGGGCGGTGTTCCTGCTCGATGAGACGATCACGGACGCTAGGGCTTGGGCGGATTGCCTTTATGGCTTGGCAATAAGGTTGGGCTCCGATCGCTCTATCAAGGATGCAGGCAGGATGTTCTTCGGAAGCCCCGACTGCGAGGTGATCGAAATCGGCGGTCGCCTGTCTGCTGATGAAGTCGATAAATTGATCACACTGGCGCAAGATGAACGTCGCCGTTCACGACACCCTGCGGCGATGGGAGCAGCTATCGCTTCAACGTTGAAGCTGGGTGCAGACTTGATCGTTCAGTTGAAGGATGGGAGCGCTGCCGAGCTGGCACGGCTGGCACCGAATACCAGCGTTGCCTGCCCCTACCACGCTGACGAACACCCCAGCGCCTTTGTCGTTCGATCCAATAGAGGGGCGAACGGCATTCACTGTATGGCGTGCAATGCTACGTTCTGGACGGACGGCGGCAGTCCCTATGATTTCTCTACGTTCGACAAGCTGGTGGAAGAACGCAGCACCAAAGACAGCGCCGAGCGACAGGTAATCGAAGGGGACGATAATCCATTTGTTGCGTTCTTTCCCCCAGACCCCAGTGTGTTCGTTCATCAAACGAAATTTTTGCCGCCGCTCGATTACAGGGCGGGGATAACGGCGATCAAAAGCCCCAAGGGCTCAGGAAAGACCGAGGCGCTGGCGGCGCTGATTGAGCAAATCAGGGAAGAGCGCTTTCCCCCTGCGATTGCGAAAGGGGAGCGCCCGAAGTCGGTCTTGCTGATTGGGCATCGCCAATCGCTGATCAAGGAGGCTGCTAATCGCCTCGGGCTGGATTGCTACCTTGATGATGAGGACAAGGGCACACACCGAAAGAAGCGGTTTGGCTATGCCATTTGCCTCGACAGTCTGCACAAGATTGCCATGGGCGCAGGCAAAGGCACTGCCCCTTCTCAATATGACGTCATCATCCTTGATGAGAGCGAACAGGTCATAAGCCACCTGTTATCCGAGACGTTGCGGGAAAGGGTTGGGATGCCTGCGGCGTTTGCTAGCCTTGAATTCATGATCCGCAGAGCTAAGGCAGTTTATGCGTTGGATGCTGACCTTGGCTTGATCACCCTCCATGCGATGAAGAACCTGCGCCCCACCGATTGGGATAAGGCGCTGCGGATTATTCACAACAAGCCGTTGGCGGTCACGGATCGCAGGACCATGCAGGTCTACCAATCGAAGAAGGACCTACAAAATCGGATGCTGGACGCCATTCGTGCGGGCAAACGCTGCTTCATCGCCAGCAATTCCAAAGCGACCGTGGAGGTGCTGGAACAGCTGATCCGCAAGGAATTTGGCTCTTCATTGAAGATGGTGGCAATCACCTCGGACAATAGCCGTGGGAAGTTTGAGACACATTTCGTCCAGAACATCCAAACGGAATTTCTCAAGGTTCAGGTGCTGATCTGCTCTCCTTCGCTTGGTACGGGCATAGACATTTCCTTCCCTGAAGGGCGGTGTGAGGTCTACGAGGTATTCGGATTTTTCTCCCCTCACGTGAACAAACACACCGATATTGACCAACAGCTGGCTCGGGTTCGCAATCCTGGGGCTGTGTCAGTGTGGTTCGACGCGGGTGGATCGAACTACGAGACCAGCCTTGATGTAGTAAGGCGGCAGCTGGCGCTAGCGAACTATGTGCCCACGACGATGTATGGGTTGCTAGATGATGACGGGAATCCATCGTTCAATGAAGCCGATCCGCTGCTCAACATCGCCGCTCATGTCATGGTGGCACAGCGATCATCGCAAAACAAAATAGTCTCGCTCTTCGAGCGGCTTCGCCAATCCAACGGTTGGGAGATCGTGAAGGTCGAGAAACTGCCCAAGGTGACGTCTGATCGTAAGTGGAAGGATGCCCAACAGGACCTGAAGGAACGGAGAATCCTTGGAATCCTTGAAGCTCGGGAGCTGGACGACAGCGAATACATCGAGCTAGCGGCTGACAGAGACAGGGGAGCAAAACTGCCTAAGGCTGATAAGTTTGCCTTGGAGCGCCATGAGCTCGAAAAGGCATATAATCGCCCAGTGGACCGCCGCCTGATCGAAATGGACAAAGGTGGGGCGCTGAGGGATCAGATTGCTGTATTTCGTAAGCTGTTTGGGGAGCAGCGATTTGCCGAGCCGTTGTTTGATCAAATTGCGGATACCATCGAGGCTAGGAAACCGCTGATCAAACAACCCCTGTGGACTTTGGTTGCCACAATGATGGTAGCGGCTGGGTTGGTGAAGGATGCCGCATTGGTGGCGACGAAGAAGATCAGGGCTGAGGACCTCGGTCGGTTGAAGCAGCTGCTCACCGACAATCGAGTGATGATCGAGGAAGCGATCAAATCGCCACTCAGGGCAGATTATCTCAAAAACCCTGTGAGACAGCTCAACGTCTTTCTGGGATTTGCGGGCTTGAAACTGGTGGCGACCAAGCGGAGACAACAAGCAGGTCAGGCGAATATCGAATACAAACTCGATCCATCCACCGTGATGGCCATGAACTCGTTTTCATGAAAATGAAAGTGGATAGTAGAAAACTATTTTTTACATTAATCTCTATATAAAAGATATTGGGTTTCTAATAACCCCTCATTTTAATTAATATAACTATGACAATTATCAATACAATTAGCAATCATAAACTATGTAATTAACATTTAAGATAAGAAAATCATGGAACTGAAATAGATCCTATACACATAATTGGACAACATCTCATCGACTACATTCAAGCTATCAACACTGGTATCTCTCTTCATCAGGTCGCAAAGCTCGACCTCTTCGAGCGTTTTTTGGGTCGAATGACCCGGCTGCTAAGGCTCGCTGAGTGATTTCGAGCCTTGATCATGTCAGTGATTTCGAACGTGATCGATGGTGTCGAGGATGCCGAATACATCGCCCTGTCTGTTGGCATCGCCAATTGTGCTGACATTTTCGTTGGATTGGCGAGTGGGCAGCATAGCTAAGCCACATCAGGACAAATCTGCCGAGCCACCTCTGTCCTAAATTTAAACATCGCTTTGGGGCATATTCAAAACATGGGCAGAGGGAGTGTTTCTCTTTGACATTCAGAGGAATTTTTATGTTCGATTACATGATTAAGAAAGGCTGTAGCTTGGAATTAGAGATATATGGAGTTTATAATCACAGTGATGAACCATCCCGCATAATGTGTATGCACGACAGGCACTTTTATGAAAATCAGCTGACAGACGAATTTGAGGAAGATGGGGAACAGTTTATCGTATTTTCTGTCACAGCATTAGAGTGCCCCAGCATACCTTGCGGGATCGGAATGATCGTAAATAAGAGAGATGTGATTAAGCTATAGTGCGCTTGGTAGTCATGGAAATCTGCCTTTCGAAACCGCAAAGCAGACATCCTGAGCCTTTCTGATAGACCTCCGCATTTGCCTAATTTGCTCTTCAGCGAAGCGGAGGTTGCCCTTCCGATCAGCCTGAGCTTCTCGCAACAGGAAACTCGGTAGCCATTTAGCCTTCGGGCGGTTTAGCAGCCTATCCCTGACTGCCTGCAAGAAGTCCGAATTGATGGTCGGCTTCCCCATCTCCAGCCAAATACAATAAATCACATGAGCTTCGTGGAGCGGTCGCCCACGGAGCTCTTTTGCGTCGATCTCGTAGGTGCCGAACCCAGCTGTCAGCGACTTCACCCCTTTGGTGTCCAGCCCTAGCTCCTGCAACCGTTCCCTCTGTTTCGCTTCAATTAGCGCTTTGATCTCTGGCAGCGTTTTCGTGACGGGCAGGTTCAGCGGAATTGATACGTTCAGGACGTTTGGAGCCTTCGACACCTTGGTTGCTTCCTCAACCTGAGTGACACCGAATAGGTAGCCATGGTCCTTCCACCACACACGGAAGTCTAGCCCACGGGGATCGCCCCACGGCTCATAGAAGTCACGGACCTTGGCGAGGTTGTCCTGCAAGGCAGGGTCATCAAGAGCGAGTTTGTAGAACTCGAACCATAGCCGGATGTGCTGACGGCGGGATTTGATCTGCGGCTGGGTCATCCGCCCGTTCCGGTATTCAGTTCGGTCGGACGCAGCCGCTCTCGTAGTCGGATCATATCCACAATTTCTCTGCCGATGCTTGAGGTGCCCAACGTCTCCTTCATCGCCAAAATATCATCGATCACAGCATTGATGGCTATCGTCCGAACCCCGCACTGCCGGATCATTTCAAGCTCTTCAGGGTAGTTGGCGGCGCCGTGCACAAACACGTACTCCCATTCCCCCCCAGGAAGACACTTATCTCGCATAGCTATTCGGATAGGGTGTCGAAACTTCTTCTCCACCCACGCCTCAACCGACTGCCTCAAGATGGGTTCGGACCGTTTAGCTGCTGATCCAGAGTTGTTGACACCGAGTTCCGCCTGATCCGCTCTCGTCAGACTTGTGATGTAGCCCACCGGGTTCATCGAAACTGATACTTCGTAGTGGTGACGCTGTATCCGATCTCCATCCAAACGGATCGCAAGAAGGTCCATCTCGTGGACGCCTTGTTTAAGTCCTCGGATCGTAAAATAGAATTTTCGGTTGAGCCACTCTTCAACCAATTCTTCTGCAATCAAAGCCATTCCGAATCCCGTCCTGTTACAAGAGGTTGGCGATTATGATCGGTTCAGGCAAGGGCGAGTTCGTAAAATTCGAACGACAGGCAAATGTGCTGTCGCCGAGATTGATCTGCGGCTGGATCACTGCCTCGTGTCTTTCCGCCGGGATTTAGGACAGTACCAATCTTGGCGACCGGTATCTTCAATAGCCAATACCCAGGCATGATCGAACGCAGCTTTAGAAAATCGACCAAGTTCGGAAAATGCCAACAAGCGATACTGCTCCTTGGTGAAGGCTTTGGGCTTTCCGCCTTTCATATGCGGCAGTAGCCAATCCCGTATCCGCTTTCGTTCAGCAACGGCGTTGTCCATCATGGCTTGTCGAGATGGATGGATCATAAAATATTCGTCAGTTTAGTATTTTTGCTTCGCAGGGATCACTCACCGAACACCGCCCCTTGGCTCTTCAACGTCACCTTTGCGGCGAGGGATGAGATGCATGTGGCAATGGAAAACAGTCTGCCCCGCAGCAGCGCCAGCATTTATACCGATGTTGAAGCCAGTGCGACGGCTCAGTTTGGATTTTACTGTCAGAAAACAATAATCACTTTGGTCCCAAACTTATGGGGACCAGCACGATGCAGGACGCTTGCGGTTGGCTTTTGTTGCAGAAATCAAGCCCGGCACCAGGTCATTTGGTTCTTTTGAGCCGTGACGCAGTTTGAATGGAAGCTATCTACGGGCCATGCGCTCTTCAAGCATCACCACAGCAATGTCATGAGTTTCGCGCCGATCATATTCATCGCCATTGTCGAGGATTGAGCCAAGGCGTCCCATGCTGATGGCAGCTAATTGAGGATCGCCGGAATAAGCGGTCCAGACTGCACCCGTCGGTCCGTGGGTGACTTTATCGCAGTCCAGTTGAAACTGCTCACGCATAGCTTTGACCTGCGGCATATGACCCCCGTCTGGCTGCAAGATACTACAAATTACGTATGCAATGTAACACCAGCTAATACTATAGAAATACAGAATTATGACGTACGTCTCGATCAGTTAAGTCGGCAGTGCACATTTGTTCGATGATACTAGTGAGCAACGCCTTATTGAGAGCGTCTTCAGACTGTGCTGAACGGTCCACAGGACATCTGCCTTGATACGCTCATTGCGAAGTTACTTGGCTGACCCCAGTTACAAGTTCCTACCGTTACTTAGGCAGCGAGCTGTCGGCTTGCCAATTTAAATATGTTCGGATCGTGTTCGGATTTTTATAAGGTTCAATAACAATATGATCTAAAAGTTGAATTTTATCGATGCGAATCTTGCCAAGGTTGGGGTCGAGGGTTCGAATCCCTTCGCCCGCTCCAGTTTTCCTCAGAAAATCAACGATTTAGAAAATAACTTCCCTACGGGAGGTGTCAATTTTGCTGTGCTCGTGTTCTTGTGATCGGCCTCGCTGTCAAAGGCGGCCATTTCTGCGGGGCTATATTCCTTGGTCGTGAAAACGGTCCAGCTCACGCAGAGCAACATGGCAGCACCGCCAACCCAAAAGCTATAGCGCACCGTATCGGGGATTGTACCTGCAGGTGCGGTGTCGACGCATTTGCCATTAAGCGATCCCAATTGGTCAGAAGCAGAGCGGCAGGATATTTTTGCGGCATGGCGGAAATTTGCGGAGCTGGAGCTCGGTAAACCAAATGGCAGACGCATCTGGTTCGATCACGGCACCGAAACGTTGGACGCCTTTTACCCGCCTTATCAAGAAAATCTTGATGCGGCCTTGGTCACGAACGGATGGAAAAAGGGCCGCGATTTTCAAACGACCGTTTATCCCGGCACGCCGCATGAGGAAAACGCGTGGGCGGCGCGTATGGATGATATCTTTGGCTGGATGCTTCGGAAACGGTAATGGGCTACACCGCTCGCACCACGAATTATCGATATACCCCGCGGGTTACCACCCCGATAGGTGAAGGCGTAAAGCAGCCGTGCGACATAGTAACATACGTATACTTATGACGTATACTCATCATGAGTTGCACTTTGTGATATCGTTCCACCCCAACGCAAGGAATGGAGGGTAACTATGACACATCGCAGACTTTGGGTTTTCGGCGTGATGCTGGGCATGGGAATCGCAACACCTGCTTTTTCAAACCCAGTGGCATTGGCACCGACTCACTTTAACTCCGAAGTTCCGACTGCAAGGGTCGACTACTGGCAAAAGCGCGCGGCAGAAATCGATCAGCAACTGGCTAGCAAGCAGAGCTTGAAGCCAGTCCGGCTGGTGTTCGTTGGAGATTCGATTACCGATTTCTGGCACCTCGATGCCAATCCGTGGTTTCCTGGGAAATATTGTGGACAAGCGATCTGGAATGAGAGCTTCGGTGGAGCGGTGTCGGCGCAGACGGCTCTCAATCTAGGTGTTTCGGGAGACCGCATCGAGCACGTCCTCCACCGGCTATTGCCTGTCGCTCAAGGCGGCGAAGGATGGCTGGACAGGCGGGATTTGCAGCCAGACACGATTTTCGTAATGCTTGGCATCAATAACTCGTTTGATAGCGAAGATCCGGCCACTGAGAGTCTCTACAAAGGCGTCTTGGCAGTGGTAGCGCGCATTCACGAACGAAAGCCAAAATCGCGGATCGTCATTCAGTCTTTGCTACCGACCGATGACGATATAAAAAACCGCAATCTGGTTATTCCCGTGAACGACCTGCTACGTAGCTTTGCGGCAAATGCCGAGGGGACCGAATACCTCGACCTCTATCCCTCGTTCGTCGATGATCACGGCGCGCAGCGGCGCAACCTTTTCAACGATAGCTTACACCCAAGTGTTGAGGGCTATCGAATCTGGCGTGATCGCTTGCTTGAGGTCCTTCACGCCGGCTGACAAGAGACCAGGCTGCCGCTCTCTTTTGCGCATCGCATCTACTTTCAGAAAATTGTCGGATACTTGAGAATGTCTGGCATTGGGCGCAAAACGGCCGCTAAAACATTGAACACAAAGCTCTCTGAGCAAGTGGCGTGGAAAATGTTCGGATCGTGTTCGGATTTTTCAGGAGCTTTATAAATATCTGATTTATATTGGAAATTTCATAGATCCGAATCTTGCCAAGGTTGGGGTCGAGGGTTCGAATCCCTTCGCCCGCTCCAATGATTTCAATGACTTAGGTGATAACGCCTTTGCTGCCCAAAGCGGGGTTGCAGCCTGCGTTTTTATGATCGTTCTAATTGGAACGCCCAAGAAAAAATCGTGGAAATTCAGTGTTTAAGTAGGCCTTGGATGGGGCATTGCCGGTTTACGTGATTGGCACTGCGCTCATCTTTGTGTTCGGCTCGCTCCTAAAAACGGATGAGCGACGATCATCCGTAACGCTTTGGGACCAGTCCGCGCAATACCAAACCCCACAAAAGTCACATTTGCCCAGGAACAGCCGTTGGTGTCGAACACCGTTCGCCAGCGTTCCAATTGGAACAGCTTGCCCTGTCGGAAAGCCTAATCGGCCGTCGTCCTTGATCAGGTGTCATGGCAACTTCTGGGCCGGCAGCAGACTGTCCGCTTTTGGATAGATGAGTGCGCAAAGCGGACAGACTGCTCACGACCCAATTGCTGACGTTCGCAGCGAAGCCCTTCTCCTGACCGCTTTGCGCCCAATAACGGTCATCCAAGTTTTTCAGACAGCCCCTAAAAGCAGACGCCCATCACCGTATCATTTGGTAGCAAAAATAGGTGGGGGCCGGATAGGTAGCTTGCGACTCAATGTCCGCAAAAGCAGGTGCCGTGAACAGAGCAACACAGGCAGAATTATGATTTTCTAAACAAACCGCCTTTTACTGCTTTCTATCAGAATAAACGGCTCGGGTCGCAGCAGGCGCGTCAAGTAGGACCCAAAGCGAAACGGATGCTGCACCCAGCAAGGTGGCAACGGCTATCGCCCGTGCCTTTCGAACCTCCATGCCGGGCCAGAGCGGTAGTGTCGATAGAACCGCCAACGCCAGTGGCAGCGCTGCGACGAAGGGCAGCGTCGGGCCAACCCCTTGCATCAACTGATGACCCAGCGCCAACATGAAGCCTCCGACTAGTGCTGCAATACCAATCCGTACGGCAGAATACCGCACCCAGAGGGTAAAGGTGACGAGCACCATCGGTAGAACAACCACATAGGCCGCCGTCGGCGCCGATGCTTGCGCGGCAAGGCTGATGATGAACAGTGGTAGCGCCGCTCCTACGACACCAGCGCGACTTGGCTGCCAGGCAGCAAAAGCCGGGAGAAACGCCGCCAGCGAGCCCAACGCCGCCATAACCTCTAGCCGGGGGATCGCGGCCAAGCGATCATAATAATTGGCAGGCTCAAGCCCAAGGGATAAGCGGTTAAGCGAGAAGAGTATCGCTGCACTTGCCACGATCAGCGCTAACATACGTCCAGCGCCCGCCGCTAAACCGTCTGCTCCGTCTTGCCGCACGGCAAGGACCATTCCGCCCGCCGCAATGATTATCATTCCCCAACCCAGCCAAGAGGGATAAATCGCAGTGAACAACCCGAATACGTCAAAGAACACGGCATCAGCCGCCCTTTGGGGAAGTCTGTCTGCATTAACGAGCGCCTGGGTAAGGTCTAGAACCTGCCCACCCATGTCCTGTAATGACCGTTGATCAAGGTTGTCCGGCGTTGCCAATGGTGAGTGGTAAAGGCCGGATCGGCCGATGAAGGCAAAATTATAAGCTGCGTAATCATGCTCGATCACAGGTGTCAGATCGGAATCATTGGTCAGGAGCGCGTAAATGAACGCTGCAAGTGAAGATGCACCAGGGCGATTGACCGCATCGGCGTAAACCTGCATTGCTTCACCGTTCTGGTGTGACGTCTGGAACAGGGTGGTCCGCCCTCCGCTTCCGCGTGCTTCCATATTGATAACGGCGCCAACGCGTTTGCGCAAAGGATGGTTCGCCCAGAATTGACGCGCACCCTGCAGGCGAAGTTCTTCGCCATCGGTGACCAGCATGACCAGATCGCGTTGCTGCTGCCCCGTGGCGCGGATTGCGCGCACGACTTCCAAGCTTGCAGCAACCCCTGATGCATCGTCTGCGGCACCGGGCGAGCCCCAAACCGTATCGTGGTGCGACATCAGAACAACTGACGAAGCGTTGCGATTTTTTCCCGGCAGAATGCCGATCAAATTGACAAATGTGGCCGGTGGATCGTTGCGTCCGCTCCAGTGATTGAGCCGCTTTACCCCCTTGGCGTCGATTCGGCCCGTGCTGGTCGAAACTTCCATCCCGAGAGCTTTCATGCGGCGAATGATGTGCTCGCGCACGACTGCGTTCTCGGGGGAGCCGGTGACATGCGGATGTTTCGCCATTGTTATCACGTCCGCCATAGCCCGGATTGCGGAGAAGCTTAGTGCCGAGGCATTACCCGGCATTGCTCTTGGCGGAGTAGTTGCAAAAAGCGCCAACATGAACGCGACAATCAGCGCCACCAAAAACGGGCCAAATCTCTTCATGCGCTTCCCCCTTGATCGGGCAGCCTGTTGCCCGCCCCACGAAGTCAGGTCAATATCTGCGTAACAAAGCTCTAACTTGCTTGTCCAGTGCGACCCCAACCCAAAGGAGAGCCGCGCGCTGAAGTATCGAACGGCGCTTAGGCTTCAGGA
This portion of the Sphingobium sp. genome encodes:
- a CDS encoding MucR family transcriptional regulator, which produces MDHKTLVTFTADIAAAYLSNNKANADSVASLIGSVHMALAAAVERTPSVTEQQLVPAVTVRASVKPDGITCLECGFKGKILKRHISAEHGMSPQDYKARWTLPKDYPLVAPAYTEMRKELAVKIGLGRKPGQKRGRKKASA
- a CDS encoding site-specific integrase, with product MSLGKQAKVLNSKQVDAVLNYINGLRYGLRNQVVFLLSVRAGLRAKEIAALKWSMVLGADGEIGEFIHLTNNASKGMSGRIIPINRQLKAVLLELFRQAEIDPTSHVIRTERADRTSAQAIVNLFQLWYRDLGLIGCSSHSGRRTFITNAARKISTVGGSLRDVQHLAGHSSLQTTQRYIEGDSEARKRVVDLV
- a CDS encoding HIT domain-containing protein, producing MTVKSKLSRRTGFNIGINAGAAAGQTVFHCHMHLIPRRKGDVEEPRGGVR
- a CDS encoding GDSL-type esterase/lipase family protein, whose amino-acid sequence is MTHRRLWVFGVMLGMGIATPAFSNPVALAPTHFNSEVPTARVDYWQKRAAEIDQQLASKQSLKPVRLVFVGDSITDFWHLDANPWFPGKYCGQAIWNESFGGAVSAQTALNLGVSGDRIEHVLHRLLPVAQGGEGWLDRRDLQPDTIFVMLGINNSFDSEDPATESLYKGVLAVVARIHERKPKSRIVIQSLLPTDDDIKNRNLVIPVNDLLRSFAANAEGTEYLDLYPSFVDDHGAQRRNLFNDSLHPSVEGYRIWRDRLLEVLHAG
- a CDS encoding M20/M25/M40 family metallo-hydrolase; the encoded protein is MKRFGPFLVALIVAFMLALFATTPPRAMPGNASALSFSAIRAMADVITMAKHPHVTGSPENAVVREHIIRRMKALGMEVSTSTGRIDAKGVKRLNHWSGRNDPPATFVNLIGILPGKNRNASSVVLMSHHDTVWGSPGAADDASGVAASLEVVRAIRATGQQQRDLVMLVTDGEELRLQGARQFWANHPLRKRVGAVINMEARGSGGRTTLFQTSHQNGEAMQVYADAVNRPGASSLAAFIYALLTNDSDLTPVIEHDYAAYNFAFIGRSGLYHSPLATPDNLDQRSLQDMGGQVLDLTQALVNADRLPQRAADAVFFDVFGLFTAIYPSWLGWGMIIIAAGGMVLAVRQDGADGLAAGAGRMLALIVASAAILFSLNRLSLGLEPANYYDRLAAIPRLEVMAALGSLAAFLPAFAAWQPSRAGVVGAALPLFIISLAAQASAPTAAYVVVLPMVLVTFTLWVRYSAVRIGIAALVGGFMLALGHQLMQGVGPTLPFVAALPLALAVLSTLPLWPGMEVRKARAIAVATLLGAASVSLWVLLDAPAATRAVYSDRKQ
- a CDS encoding plasmid replication protein, CyRepA1 family, whose product is MRRDTLKIGLNCQFTGKPAKTASINYAVDWEPSEITAAALIDHIRQGFAFTAQFRDSYRKTTNFICSDFVAADFDGTMTLEEAQALPFVRVHCSFLYATPSHTAHHHRFRAVFLLDETITDARAWADCLYGLAIRLGSDRSIKDAGRMFFGSPDCEVIEIGGRLSADEVDKLITLAQDERRRSRHPAAMGAAIASTLKLGADLIVQLKDGSAAELARLAPNTSVACPYHADEHPSAFVVRSNRGANGIHCMACNATFWTDGGSPYDFSTFDKLVEERSTKDSAERQVIEGDDNPFVAFFPPDPSVFVHQTKFLPPLDYRAGITAIKSPKGSGKTEALAALIEQIREERFPPAIAKGERPKSVLLIGHRQSLIKEAANRLGLDCYLDDEDKGTHRKKRFGYAICLDSLHKIAMGAGKGTAPSQYDVIILDESEQVISHLLSETLRERVGMPAAFASLEFMIRRAKAVYALDADLGLITLHAMKNLRPTDWDKALRIIHNKPLAVTDRRTMQVYQSKKDLQNRMLDAIRAGKRCFIASNSKATVEVLEQLIRKEFGSSLKMVAITSDNSRGKFETHFVQNIQTEFLKVQVLICSPSLGTGIDISFPEGRCEVYEVFGFFSPHVNKHTDIDQQLARVRNPGAVSVWFDAGGSNYETSLDVVRRQLALANYVPTTMYGLLDDDGNPSFNEADPLLNIAAHVMVAQRSSQNKIVSLFERLRQSNGWEIVKVEKLPKVTSDRKWKDAQQDLKERRILGILEARELDDSEYIELAADRDRGAKLPKADKFALERHELEKAYNRPVDRRLIEMDKGGALRDQIAVFRKLFGEQRFAEPLFDQIADTIEARKPLIKQPLWTLVATMMVAAGLVKDAALVATKKIRAEDLGRLKQLLTDNRVMIEEAIKSPLRADYLKNPVRQLNVFLGFAGLKLVATKRRQQAGQANIEYKLDPSTVMAMNSFS